The DNA sequence CGTGATCACATTCTTCCTGTTCACCATCCCTGGTCTTTTAAGTCTGTTCGCCGTCTCATGAAAAATGCAATTTGGTTGCTTCCTGATATGGACTCCACTGGCAACTGGTCAGTATTTCACTCGATTTCTTTTTTAAGTCCTAAATTCACTAATATCATTACTCAGCTCAAGCTTGTTTAACTGTATTTTGCTCTACTATTAGGTACAAACCTGGACAAGTCTATCTGGAGAAAGATCTAATTCTTCCTTATGTTGCCAATGTTGATTTTTGTGATGCAAGATGCATATCCGAGACTCGATCCAAGAGAACAACTTTGCTCTTTTTTCGCGGCCGGCTTAAAAGAAATGCTGTGagtctttttatttattgatgTATTTCTTTTGGCTTCAAAATGTGTTGATTTGAATTGAATCTGCTGAAAAATGATATAACAATTTCTTTCGGGATTAATTAAACCAGAGCCACGTACACTAAAGGAGTTAGGCTTGAGTGCATTGAAAACGAGTCTAAATGATAAAAGAATGCGGCATAGGATATAGATGCGAGGTCTTTTCTGTAGTTAATGGATATCATTGTCAGTGGATCTTAGAATCATTGTGGGATGAAGTTTTTTCCCATTTTCAGCTTAAGAATGTCTGACTCTTATTTGCATGCGCACAAATTGTATTTCAACAGGTATAGCTAATTTACTGTGTTTTGCTTTCAGGGAGGGAAGATACGCTCACAACTTGTAGCAGAACTAAATGGTGCTGAGGGTGTAGCTATAGAGGAAGGGACAGCAGGAGAGACAGGAAAGGCAGCAGCTCAGAATGGAATGCGCAAGTAAAATTTTTTAGATCCTTGCCCTGCTTTGTGAAGTTATTTCATTGTTTCATCGTTAATTTATTTGAGTTGGTTTCTCTGTCAGGTCTGTCTTTTGCTTAAGTCCCGCTGGTGATACTCCATCCTCCGCTAGATTGTTCGATGCCGTTGTTAGTGGTTGCATACCAGTCATAGTTAGTGATGAACTGGAACTTCCTTTTGAAGGGCTACTAGATTATAGGAAGGTATTTATGTCTTAAATTTCAGATAATTGCTCACAGCTTAGTTTCTGCCGAAATCCATATGTCATGGCGATTACTTGTATTGTTAGCCTTATACCCAATGTTCTCAACAGTTGCTTTTTATCTTTGCCTGCAGATAGctttatttatttcttctagTGACGCTGTACGACCAGGTTGGCTTGTAACATATCTTAGAAACATTAGCCATGCTCAAATAGAGGAACTGCGTCAGAATCTTGCCAAGGTTTGTGACTGAAAAATTGAAGtgaatgttattattttgttgttgctgctatctgtatttgtatatttttgtcaaaacattGTAGTAGACATGCTTTTTAGGTGCCATGCTTTACTGTTTCTTTATCTTGTCAAAAGGTTGGAGTAGGCATAAATCTTCATGGGGACTGATTTATGCTATTTTTGTCTTTCCCAGTACTCAAGACATTTCCTCTACTCCAGTCCAGCCCAGCCCTTGGGTCCGGAAGACTTGGTTTGGAGAATGGTATGATTATCTTGGTCAATAAACCTGTATTATTTATTACGTGCAGCTGCATTAACAAACATAAGAAGCCTAACTCCAGTTTAGAACTATtgatttaaggttttttttgttgtgcaaCAGATGGCTGGTAAGTTGGTTAACATAAAGCTTCACACTCGGAGATCTCAACGAGTGGTGAAAGAGTCAAGAAGTATCTGCACTTGTGAGTGCAAGCATGCCAACTCTACAACTGCAGGTCACTTGCAACTGTAATTAATTTGTAGAGTATTCTTGTGCGGTCTTATACTTTTGATTCTTCTTTATAGTTGATTTCACGAAGTACACTTGCGCTTTGTATGCATATAATCGATATGATTCTTCTTTACCCAATTTATATGTTGTAGCAAAGGGCTGCttgacaaaacaaaaacagGATCATATGATTTGTAGTAACTAGCATGGTATGGGATCGGTCATTGGTGTGTTCTTGCCTTAGTAGTAGTGACATCTCTCTCCCAATACTCTAGGGTATTCTATATTTTGggatttttaacttttatatcTCCGGTTAAAGATCCAATGACCAAGGTCTAAAGGTTTAACAGTCTCAAAGTAGCATAGAATTTTCAGTTGCAGTTGATTGTGTGGGAATTGGTAATTCTTCAACTAGTGAGCTGCACATGTTTGGATATTGGGCTGGTTATACTCTCATATTGGGTGGACCGTAATCGAGTTTAGGCATGTAGAGCAGGGCCCAAAGTAGCAGTGTTGATAGTGACATGCTCTCTGTCTCTACCTCAATTCTcaagttcaaatttcaaatgcgtgtttggaaaaggaaaaggcaTCATCTCTCAATATAAAATGAATTTTCTATTTTCATGAAGGCGATCGTTATTCATTCGACTTTACGAGCTTGGTTTGGTAATTGGTTGGTTTGGGTTGGGTAAAGAgaccaaataattttttttttaaattgtttattGGAATAGGATTCTCTCACTTGTTCTTCTCCTTCttatttcacaatttatttgtcttttgttttttttgtaaattaataTACTTCATCCGATATGCCCTTTGACGGCTATACATAACATAGAGGTCACACTTGAAAAGGATGGACAATTAACTAGAGCGAAttgcaaaagagaaaaaatcggtcatattaaaattattttttaaggagGTCTGTTTGATATTCCAAAATTGCTCGGCAACAGTCGAACAAGTGAAAAATGTTgaagtgaatttttttatattaacatGATTTAACGGTAGCCGTTGAAATGGAAATACAAACAGACAGAGAGGAATCCCTCTCCT is a window from the Pyrus communis chromosome 16, drPyrComm1.1, whole genome shotgun sequence genome containing:
- the LOC137719461 gene encoding probable arabinosyltransferase ARAD1, with protein sequence MARSKSPVLLLFLPLLALSLIFLLFSFHSPSPSEPSAILHSYQPIYKPETSFVASLERFLLAHKSRPPKPRDDTVLTTPTQSQLTHLGHLVFQSDSHRLYADPYYPLSLPIRVYVYDMPSKFTYDLLWLFRNSYKETFNLTSNGSPVHRLIEQHSVDYWLWADLIAPESERLLKSVVRVHRQEEADLFYIPFFTTISFFLLEKQQCKALYREVVKWVTDQPAWNRSQGRDHILPVHHPWSFKSVRRLMKNAIWLLPDMDSTGNWYKPGQVYLEKDLILPYVANVDFCDARCISETRSKRTTLLFFRGRLKRNAGGKIRSQLVAELNGAEGVAIEEGTAGETGKAAAQNGMRKSVFCLSPAGDTPSSARLFDAVVSGCIPVIVSDELELPFEGLLDYRKIALFISSSDAVRPGWLVTYLRNISHAQIEELRQNLAKYSRHFLYSSPAQPLGPEDLVWRMMAGKLVNIKLHTRRSQRVVKESRSICTCECKHANSTTAGHLQL